In the Sphingomonas sp. LM7 genome, one interval contains:
- a CDS encoding S9 family peptidase, translating into MGAIRLGCIGGAAFLLLGASGAGAQTAPVARTVVAPVPAAVFAEKPGFSVPKLSPDATRVAAVEHTGTKTRLLVVPLAGKETEPSYYDVGVLPIADVRWAGPNRLLVRSELVLEVLGMTMPIAKLTVVDLQTKAQHDLDPKNNLLITGEVLHIDPRAEWLLLAAPKALGDTPAVRRIDISSGASEVVEKARPNVWSWFADTAGVVRAGIAYDNDRWTMWYRDRPGAPLAKVRSPRFEGSEGSVDSVYFFPGENAGAILTNARTGRFAAYRFDFRTGQIGEAIYEHPAVDVTAILPDPTTRSIAGISYEDERARVAWTTPAMQTVQKRLDKAFPDLDTVVVDSSADGKHLLVWSGGASDPGTFYTFDIAARRLEALGKPYHKLSEARLSKVAPIRYTARDGLAIPGYLTLPQGRADKNLPLIVLPHGGPFARDGWRYDPFVQFFASRGYAVLQPNFRGSTGYGKSFVEQGYGQWGRKMQDDVDDGVDWLAGQGIIDPKRVCIMGTSYGGYVALWGAIRNPERYRCAASLAGVTDLPGMLRYDRRMFNATRYFKQWQQRVSGEKDVDLKALSPLAQASRLRVPVLIAHGTLDRTVPAQQAQQMIKALAKRKDLGPEISTAFYEGEGHGLESAANLTDFLTRLETFLAKHNPADPPAN; encoded by the coding sequence ATGGGGGCGATCCGGCTGGGCTGCATCGGCGGCGCGGCATTTCTGTTGCTCGGCGCATCGGGGGCGGGTGCGCAAACGGCGCCGGTCGCGCGAACCGTCGTGGCGCCTGTCCCCGCGGCCGTCTTTGCCGAGAAACCGGGGTTCTCGGTGCCGAAGCTGTCGCCGGACGCGACGCGGGTCGCCGCGGTCGAGCATACCGGCACCAAGACCCGGCTGCTCGTCGTCCCGCTCGCGGGGAAGGAGACGGAGCCCAGCTATTACGATGTCGGCGTCCTGCCCATCGCGGACGTGCGCTGGGCCGGCCCCAACCGGCTGCTCGTCCGGTCGGAGCTCGTGCTGGAGGTACTCGGCATGACGATGCCGATCGCGAAACTGACCGTAGTCGATCTTCAGACCAAGGCGCAGCACGACCTCGATCCCAAGAACAACCTGCTCATTACCGGGGAGGTGCTCCACATCGATCCGAGGGCCGAGTGGCTGCTTCTCGCCGCACCCAAAGCGCTGGGCGACACGCCGGCGGTGCGGCGCATCGATATAAGCTCGGGCGCCAGCGAAGTCGTCGAGAAGGCGCGGCCCAATGTCTGGAGCTGGTTCGCCGATACGGCCGGTGTGGTCCGCGCAGGCATAGCCTATGACAATGACCGCTGGACGATGTGGTATCGCGATCGGCCCGGCGCGCCGCTCGCCAAGGTGCGCTCGCCGCGCTTCGAGGGGAGCGAAGGCTCGGTCGACAGCGTCTATTTCTTTCCGGGCGAGAATGCCGGCGCGATCCTCACCAATGCGCGGACCGGGCGCTTTGCGGCCTATCGCTTCGATTTTCGCACCGGGCAGATCGGCGAGGCGATCTACGAGCATCCTGCCGTGGACGTCACTGCGATCCTGCCCGATCCGACCACGCGATCGATCGCGGGCATCTCCTATGAAGACGAGCGTGCGCGTGTCGCCTGGACCACGCCGGCGATGCAGACCGTGCAGAAGCGCCTCGACAAGGCCTTTCCCGATCTCGACACCGTCGTGGTCGACAGCAGCGCTGACGGCAAGCATCTGCTGGTCTGGTCTGGCGGCGCGAGCGACCCGGGCACATTCTACACCTTCGATATCGCCGCGCGGCGGCTCGAAGCGCTGGGAAAGCCCTATCACAAACTGTCCGAAGCGCGGCTGAGCAAGGTCGCACCGATCCGCTACACCGCGCGCGACGGCCTGGCGATCCCGGGCTACCTGACGTTGCCGCAGGGGCGGGCGGACAAGAACCTGCCGCTAATCGTCCTGCCGCATGGAGGGCCCTTCGCGCGCGACGGATGGCGCTATGATCCGTTCGTGCAGTTCTTCGCCAGCCGCGGCTATGCCGTGCTCCAGCCCAATTTCCGCGGATCGACCGGCTATGGGAAGAGCTTCGTCGAGCAAGGTTATGGCCAATGGGGCCGCAAGATGCAGGACGATGTCGATGACGGCGTGGACTGGCTGGCCGGGCAGGGCATCATCGATCCGAAACGCGTGTGCATCATGGGCACATCCTATGGTGGCTATGTCGCCTTGTGGGGCGCGATCCGCAATCCGGAGCGCTATCGCTGCGCCGCCAGCCTGGCCGGGGTGACCGACTTGCCCGGCATGCTGCGCTACGATCGGCGGATGTTCAACGCGACGCGCTATTTCAAGCAATGGCAGCAGCGCGTGAGCGGCGAGAAGGACGTCGACCTCAAGGCGCTTTCTCCGCTCGCCCAGGCTTCACGGCTGCGCGTGCCGGTGTTGATTGCGCATGGCACGCTCGACAGGACCGTGCCCGCCCAGCAGGCGCAGCAGATGATCAAGGCGCTGGCCAAGCGCAAGGATTTGGGGCCGGAGATTTCCACTGCCTTTTACGAAGGCGAGGGGCATGGGCTGGAAAGCGCCGCCAACCTGACGGATTTCCTCACGCGCCTCGAAACCTTCCTCGCCAAGCACAATCCGGCCGATCCGCCGGCGAATTGA
- a CDS encoding energy transducer TonB, whose protein sequence is MMIVLLFAALQPAPAVDAQPPRLIETQPAISYDDYPIEAIRRGEAGVVSVLLKVSDEGSVMQCEVTESSLSKPLDEQTCSLLKRRARFAPATDASGRKVAGEYRLSTPWGLEKEHQPRTAIEAVLQVAELPSGYDRPAKVQLVYYGAGAPKECDVLTSSGSSLADRTACHYATRTFSAEAPKSRSKSVAAAAVRYVNASFVVEKGAAAN, encoded by the coding sequence ATGATGATCGTCTTGTTGTTCGCAGCCTTGCAGCCCGCGCCCGCCGTCGATGCGCAGCCGCCGCGGCTGATCGAGACGCAGCCGGCGATCAGCTATGACGATTATCCGATCGAAGCGATCCGGCGCGGCGAAGCGGGCGTCGTCTCGGTGCTGCTCAAGGTCTCCGACGAAGGCAGCGTGATGCAGTGCGAAGTCACCGAATCTAGCCTGTCGAAGCCGCTCGACGAGCAGACCTGCAGCTTGCTCAAGCGGCGCGCGCGCTTTGCGCCGGCCACCGACGCGAGCGGCCGCAAGGTCGCCGGCGAATATCGCCTGTCGACGCCCTGGGGACTGGAGAAGGAGCATCAGCCGCGCACTGCGATCGAGGCAGTGCTGCAGGTGGCTGAGCTGCCCAGCGGCTATGATCGCCCGGCCAAGGTCCAGCTGGTCTATTACGGCGCCGGCGCGCCCAAGGAGTGCGACGTGCTGACCTCGAGCGGCAGTTCGCTCGCCGATCGCACCGCTTGCCACTACGCCACCCGCACCTTCTCGGCCGAAGCGCCCAAAAGCCGGTCCAAGTCGGTCGCTGCCGCCGCGGTGCGCTACGTCAATGCGAGCTTCGTCGTCGAAAAGGGCGCGGCGGCGAACTGA
- a CDS encoding DUF1508 domain-containing protein, whose product MNLFAGALSAEGLVACADQDLRPAGEAQAYFEIYRADRIKLTSVLFSGEDWRWRFCSGAGLTVASGDGFGSERECVAAVNALRTGAGTASVRGSSLQS is encoded by the coding sequence ATGAACCTCTTCGCGGGCGCTCTGTCGGCGGAGGGGCTTGTCGCCTGCGCCGATCAGGACCTGCGACCGGCGGGCGAGGCCCAGGCCTATTTCGAAATCTATCGCGCCGATCGCATCAAGCTCACTTCGGTCCTGTTCTCGGGCGAGGACTGGCGCTGGCGGTTTTGCTCGGGCGCGGGCCTTACCGTCGCCTCGGGCGACGGGTTCGGCAGCGAGCGCGAATGCGTGGCGGCAGTGAACGCACTTCGGACCGGCGCCGGAACGGCAAGCGTGCGCGGGAGTTCACTCCAGAGCTGA
- a CDS encoding multicopper oxidase family protein — protein sequence MPGPVSRRDLLKGVTAAAVSTAAVAPSQAKQAKAGGEFFELRCGFKEAILDGNRVRLRAYNGQVPGPLITTRPGDTMRIRLRNELPRYDSRAWNGDHNVPHKLDSTNLHVHGMDVIPHLFEPLGTSDPLAPMIGIEPGEQLEYVFEIPDDHPPGLYWYHPHHHGSTAVQVVTGMAGPIIVRGKIDEVPEIKAARDIPLVIQDIGLFPSETDPKLWTYEPRQNAIWQTFGGNVTIYDPKTGQAEPTKLKGGFTTGDYALRYYLMNGEPFFKEVHDNANPTAPTPTQLKPQRIKMRPGEVVRFRVLNGCSDNLMPILVEGHDLHLIALDGINFDAVRTIAPYGADGTGQVMLSPANRAEFLIKGSAKPGIYRILQLAQSQQFLASPQKVIAEIEVVGTPTNMALPTKLPPAARYYPLIKPSEIKAIRTIEFGGAFPGVANPVVGIDFFINNMQYGEQAVPTVVRLGDTEEWHLVVEGAHHGGTEGHPFHIHEISFELISINGVAQPPGTFMDTVWVAKDSVVVVRMRFIGWPGKTVFHCHILPHEDTGMMQNFLILPAEKPGHH from the coding sequence ATGCCCGGCCCCGTATCGCGCCGTGACCTCCTCAAAGGGGTCACGGCGGCAGCGGTCTCGACCGCGGCAGTCGCGCCCAGCCAGGCAAAACAGGCCAAAGCCGGCGGCGAGTTCTTCGAGCTGCGCTGCGGCTTCAAGGAGGCGATCCTCGACGGCAACCGGGTGCGGCTGCGCGCCTATAACGGCCAGGTGCCCGGCCCGCTGATCACCACCCGCCCCGGCGACACGATGCGGATCCGACTGCGGAACGAGCTTCCGCGCTACGATTCACGCGCCTGGAACGGCGATCACAACGTCCCGCACAAGCTCGACAGCACCAACCTCCATGTCCACGGCATGGATGTCATCCCGCATCTGTTCGAGCCGCTGGGCACCAGCGATCCGCTCGCGCCGATGATCGGCATCGAGCCGGGCGAGCAACTCGAATATGTTTTCGAGATTCCCGACGATCACCCGCCCGGGCTGTACTGGTATCACCCGCACCACCATGGCTCGACGGCGGTGCAGGTCGTCACCGGGATGGCCGGCCCGATCATCGTGCGCGGCAAGATCGACGAAGTGCCCGAGATCAAGGCCGCGCGCGACATTCCGCTGGTGATCCAGGACATCGGCCTGTTCCCCAGCGAGACCGATCCCAAGCTGTGGACCTACGAACCCAGACAGAACGCGATCTGGCAGACCTTCGGCGGCAACGTCACGATCTACGATCCCAAGACGGGGCAGGCCGAACCGACCAAATTGAAGGGCGGCTTCACCACCGGCGACTATGCGCTGCGCTATTACCTGATGAACGGCGAGCCCTTCTTCAAGGAAGTGCACGACAACGCCAATCCGACTGCGCCCACGCCGACGCAGCTCAAGCCGCAGCGCATCAAGATGCGTCCGGGCGAGGTCGTACGTTTCCGCGTGCTCAACGGCTGTTCGGACAATCTCATGCCGATCCTGGTCGAGGGTCACGACTTGCATCTGATCGCGCTCGACGGGATCAATTTCGACGCGGTGCGCACGATTGCGCCTTACGGGGCCGACGGCACCGGCCAGGTGATGCTCTCCCCCGCCAACCGCGCCGAATTCCTGATCAAGGGATCGGCCAAGCCGGGCATCTATCGCATCCTCCAGCTCGCCCAGTCGCAGCAGTTCCTCGCCAGCCCGCAAAAGGTGATCGCCGAGATCGAAGTCGTCGGCACGCCGACCAACATGGCGCTGCCGACCAAGCTGCCGCCCGCCGCGCGCTATTATCCGCTGATCAAGCCGTCCGAGATCAAGGCGATCCGCACGATCGAGTTCGGCGGTGCGTTTCCGGGCGTCGCCAACCCGGTGGTCGGCATCGATTTCTTCATCAACAACATGCAGTATGGCGAGCAGGCGGTGCCGACCGTCGTCCGGCTGGGCGACACCGAGGAATGGCATCTCGTCGTCGAAGGCGCCCATCACGGCGGCACCGAGGGCCATCCCTTCCACATTCACGAAATCTCGTTCGAGCTGATCTCGATCAACGGCGTCGCGCAGCCGCCCGGCACGTTCATGGACACGGTCTGGGTGGCGAAGGACAGCGTCGTCGTGGTGCGGATGCGCTTCATCGGCTGGCCGGGAAAGACCGTCTTCCACTGCCATATCCTCCCGCACGAAGACACGGGAATGATGCAGAATTTCCTGATCCTGCCGGCGGAGAAGCCAGGGCATCACTAG
- a CDS encoding efflux RND transporter periplasmic adaptor subunit — protein MRLVLGILGLSLLAGCGGEQAPPAPPPPQVTVATPVEREVEDWDDYTGRFVAPQDVEIRPRVNGVVTAIHFRDGQDVRQGAPLFTIDPRPYRAALAQAQAQASRANAALSNARQVTARSRKLATAQAVSTEELEANIAAERTAAADLAAARAAIDNAQLNLSFTTVRAPFSGRMSDRKVSLGASVADGQTILTRIVSLDPIWFEFEGAESFYIKNLRQDQRGERGSSRTTANPVQIQLADEAEYRWQGRMEFLDNAVDPDSGTIRAHAVVQNPNRFLTPGMFGRARLLGSGTYKAMLIPDEAIVTDQTRRLVYVVGNDNKAQPRPVEVGATVGGLRIVRDGLAPTDRVVITGVGRLQPGAPVSPVRGVIKADAAKQAAPTAPTQEPASGQATVR, from the coding sequence GTGCGGCTCGTGCTCGGAATTTTGGGATTGTCGTTGCTTGCCGGATGCGGCGGAGAACAGGCGCCGCCTGCCCCGCCCCCGCCGCAGGTCACCGTCGCCACGCCCGTCGAGCGCGAGGTGGAGGACTGGGACGACTATACCGGCCGCTTCGTCGCGCCGCAGGACGTCGAGATCCGCCCGCGAGTCAACGGCGTAGTCACCGCGATCCACTTCCGCGACGGTCAGGACGTGCGCCAGGGCGCGCCGCTGTTCACCATCGACCCCCGCCCCTATCGCGCCGCGCTCGCCCAGGCCCAGGCCCAGGCATCGCGCGCCAATGCGGCGCTGTCGAACGCCCGCCAGGTCACTGCGCGCAGCCGCAAGCTCGCCACTGCCCAGGCCGTCAGCACCGAGGAGCTCGAGGCGAACATCGCTGCCGAGCGTACCGCGGCGGCCGATCTCGCCGCCGCGCGCGCCGCGATCGACAATGCCCAGCTCAACCTGAGCTTCACCACCGTCCGCGCGCCGTTCAGCGGCCGCATGTCGGATCGCAAGGTGAGCCTCGGCGCGTCGGTGGCGGACGGCCAGACGATCCTCACCCGCATCGTCTCGCTCGACCCGATCTGGTTCGAATTCGAAGGTGCCGAGAGCTTCTACATCAAGAACCTGCGCCAGGATCAGCGCGGCGAGCGCGGTTCGTCGCGCACCACCGCCAATCCGGTTCAGATCCAGCTCGCCGACGAGGCCGAATATCGCTGGCAGGGCCGGATGGAGTTCCTCGACAACGCCGTCGATCCGGACTCGGGCACGATCCGCGCGCACGCCGTGGTCCAGAACCCGAACCGCTTCCTGACGCCCGGCATGTTCGGCCGCGCGCGGCTGCTCGGCTCGGGCACGTACAAGGCGATGCTGATCCCCGACGAGGCGATCGTCACCGACCAGACCCGCCGCCTCGTCTATGTCGTCGGCAACGACAACAAGGCGCAGCCGCGTCCGGTGGAAGTCGGCGCGACGGTGGGCGGCCTGCGCATCGTCCGCGACGGCCTCGCTCCCACCGATCGCGTGGTCATCACCGGCGTCGGCAGGCTCCAGCCCGGCGCGCCGGTCTCGCCGGTCAGGGGCGTGATCAAGGCGGATGCCGCCAAGCAGGCAGCGCCGACCGCTCCGACGCAGGAGCCGGCCTCGGGCCAGGCGACTGTCCGCTAA
- a CDS encoding efflux transporter outer membrane subunit: MKRLTIFAAGLLSACAVGPNYERPETPPTAAGTFVDPGVTKVSLGAVEGEWWHLFRDPVLDRLVVDALAHNTDIRVASANLRRVRAQLSEARNQRLPTTDLSASYTRQRAGSNASNIPGMPSVEFDAFQVGLDAGYQVDIFGQVTRAIEAARGDVAAAQAALDAARIAIAAETARSYAQACSFAAQAAVARETAQLQDQTLGLTRRLLEAGRGTQRDVDQTLVLAENARSQVPQFEAERRAALYALATLTGRPPAETDAEAGACVVPPQVSGLIPVGDGAALLARRPDVRQAERNLAADTARVGVATAALYPSIRLLGSVSLGAQDIGDLAKSDSFNFSLGPLISWSFPNMGQARSRLRQAEATAEGSLASFDGTVLTALREVEQALARYSGEIERNVALRRAEAAASNAARIAGLRFSAGRDTLLQRIDAERDRATARATLAQSNAALAEAQVALFNALGGGWETAPEPVRREPVTAQ; encoded by the coding sequence ATGAAGCGCCTGACTATATTCGCCGCCGGGCTGCTCTCGGCCTGCGCCGTCGGCCCGAACTATGAGCGGCCCGAAACGCCGCCGACAGCCGCGGGCACCTTCGTCGATCCGGGCGTGACCAAGGTCTCGCTCGGCGCGGTCGAAGGCGAGTGGTGGCATCTGTTCCGCGATCCCGTGCTCGATCGCCTCGTGGTCGATGCACTGGCGCACAACACCGATATCCGCGTCGCCTCCGCCAATCTCCGCCGCGTGCGTGCCCAGCTGTCCGAAGCGCGCAACCAGCGCCTGCCCACGACGGACCTGAGCGCCAGCTATACCCGCCAGCGTGCCGGCTCGAACGCCTCCAACATCCCCGGCATGCCCAGCGTCGAGTTCGACGCGTTCCAGGTCGGGCTCGACGCGGGCTATCAGGTCGACATCTTCGGCCAGGTGACGCGCGCGATCGAAGCCGCGCGCGGCGACGTCGCCGCGGCACAGGCGGCGCTCGACGCTGCCCGCATCGCGATCGCCGCCGAGACGGCGCGCAGCTACGCCCAGGCCTGCAGCTTCGCGGCCCAGGCCGCCGTCGCGCGCGAAACCGCACAGCTCCAGGACCAGACGCTCGGCCTCACCCGCCGCCTGCTCGAGGCTGGCCGCGGCACCCAGCGCGATGTCGACCAGACCCTCGTCCTCGCCGAGAATGCGCGTTCGCAGGTCCCGCAATTCGAAGCCGAACGCCGCGCCGCGCTCTACGCCCTCGCCACGCTCACCGGCCGCCCGCCGGCCGAGACCGATGCCGAGGCCGGCGCGTGCGTCGTGCCGCCGCAGGTCAGCGGGCTGATCCCGGTCGGCGACGGCGCCGCGCTGCTCGCCCGCCGCCCCGACGTCCGCCAGGCCGAGCGCAACCTCGCGGCCGACACCGCGCGCGTTGGCGTCGCCACGGCGGCGCTCTATCCGTCGATCCGGCTGCTCGGCTCGGTATCGCTCGGTGCGCAGGACATCGGCGATCTCGCCAAGTCCGACTCGTTCAATTTCTCGCTCGGGCCGCTGATCAGCTGGAGCTTCCCCAATATGGGCCAGGCCCGCAGCCGGCTCCGCCAGGCCGAGGCCACTGCGGAAGGTTCGCTCGCCAGCTTCGACGGCACCGTGCTGACTGCCCTGCGCGAAGTCGAACAGGCGCTGGCCCGCTATTCGGGCGAGATCGAGCGCAACGTCGCGCTGCGCCGCGCCGAGGCGGCCGCAAGCAACGCCGCGCGCATCGCCGGCCTCCGCTTCTCGGCGGGCCGCGACACGCTGCTCCAGCGCATCGACGCCGAACGCGACCGCGCCACTGCCCGCGCCACGCTCGCCCAGTCGAATGCGGCACTGGCCGAGGCACAGGTCGCGCTGTTCAACGCACTGGGGGGCGGATGGGAAACCGCCCCCGAGCCGGTGCGCCGCGAGCCCGTCACCGCCCAATAG
- a CDS encoding efflux RND transporter permease subunit — MKFPHFFIDRPIFAAVLSILIVIVGAIAYPSLPIAQYPSIAPPTVVVTATYPGASAETLAETVAAPIEQAINGVENMIYMTSSSTGNGQTQVTIAFKQGTDVDQAQVLVQNKVSQAEPRLPEDVRRLGITVNKNSPDFLMVVFFTSPDNSLEIPYISNYVTLQVLDRIARVPGVGQAQAFGGRDYNMRVWIDPGLAAARDMTVDEVVNAIRGQNLQVAAGAVGQPPYGKTSPAFELGVQAKGRLSTPEEFGKVVVKRDTEGRLTYLRDVARVELGAQDYNFNGYLGGKSAVGMGIFQMPGSNALATADAVKAELDSLSKSFPAGMKYSIDYNPTEYISESISAVEHTLIEALVLVVLVVLIFLQSWRTALIPIIAIPVSLVGAFAVLFAFGYSLNTLSLFGLVLAIGIVVDDAIVVVENVERLMEEEDIGPREAAHKTMDEVSGAIIAISLVLVGVFVPTMFIPGISGAFYQQFAITIASATVISAFVSLTLSPALCALVLKKPDHDRAPTPGWRGLPARAGKKFNSGFNWLSHKYSRLTARLVRMLVIVGVVYIALIFVVGWRFSATPSGFIPPQDQGYLIGVVSLPPGSSLQRTDAVVREAIKESLKLPGIQTSIGFAGLDGASFSTAPNAGVIFFALKPHADRDQHADEIQQALYPALGGITGGDIMVIAPPPVPGIGTGGGFKMMIQDRSGQGYQALAQASMAMMMGANQAEGVAGAFSLFNTGTPRLTAEVDRDRAERMGVPVSNIYSTLGSYLGSAYVNDFNYLGRTFRVTAQADAAYRDDASDIQTLKTRSASGKMVPMSAVMALKNDAGPYRVVRYNLYPAAELMGDTKPGFSTGQSLDSMEALANQTLPKGMGFEWTELAFEQRQAGNTGVIAFGLAVVFVFLLLAALYESLVLPLAVILIVPMCLLAAILGVNVMGMDNNILTQIGLVVLIGLAAKNAILIVEFARQGEEEQGLEPAAAAEQAAHQRMRPIIMTSIAFILGVLPLVIASGAAAELRQALGVAVFFGMIGVTIFGLLFTPAFYVMVRKLARWSEKQRARFRSKPDSKPEPEAAA; from the coding sequence ATGAAATTCCCGCATTTCTTCATCGACCGGCCGATCTTCGCGGCGGTGCTGTCGATCCTGATCGTGATCGTCGGCGCGATCGCCTATCCGTCGCTGCCGATCGCCCAATATCCGAGCATCGCGCCGCCGACGGTGGTGGTCACCGCGACTTATCCGGGTGCGAGCGCCGAAACGCTGGCCGAGACCGTCGCCGCGCCGATCGAACAGGCGATCAACGGCGTCGAGAACATGATCTACATGACCTCGTCGTCGACCGGCAACGGCCAGACCCAGGTCACCATCGCGTTCAAGCAGGGCACCGACGTCGATCAGGCGCAGGTGCTGGTGCAGAACAAGGTCTCGCAGGCCGAGCCGCGCCTGCCCGAGGATGTCCGCCGCCTGGGTATCACGGTGAACAAGAACTCGCCCGACTTCCTGATGGTCGTGTTCTTCACCTCGCCCGACAACAGTCTCGAAATCCCCTACATCTCGAACTACGTCACCCTGCAGGTGCTCGACCGCATCGCGCGCGTGCCCGGCGTCGGCCAGGCGCAGGCGTTCGGCGGCCGCGACTACAACATGCGCGTGTGGATCGATCCGGGCCTCGCGGCCGCGCGCGACATGACCGTCGATGAAGTCGTCAATGCGATCCGCGGCCAGAACCTCCAGGTCGCCGCCGGCGCGGTCGGCCAGCCGCCTTATGGCAAGACCAGCCCCGCCTTCGAGCTTGGCGTCCAGGCCAAGGGCCGGCTAAGCACGCCGGAGGAGTTCGGCAAGGTCGTCGTCAAGCGCGATACCGAAGGCCGGCTGACCTATCTGCGCGACGTCGCGCGGGTCGAGCTCGGCGCACAGGACTATAATTTCAACGGCTATCTCGGCGGCAAGAGCGCCGTCGGCATGGGCATCTTCCAGATGCCGGGTTCGAACGCACTCGCCACTGCCGACGCAGTCAAGGCCGAGCTCGATTCGCTGTCGAAGAGCTTCCCCGCCGGGATGAAATATTCGATCGACTACAACCCGACCGAATATATCTCGGAATCGATCAGCGCGGTCGAGCACACGCTGATCGAGGCGCTGGTCCTCGTCGTGCTGGTGGTGCTGATCTTCCTGCAGAGCTGGCGGACCGCTTTGATCCCGATCATCGCGATCCCGGTGTCGCTGGTCGGCGCCTTCGCGGTGCTGTTCGCCTTTGGCTATTCGCTCAACACGCTGTCGCTGTTCGGCCTCGTCCTGGCGATCGGCATCGTCGTCGATGACGCGATCGTCGTCGTCGAGAATGTCGAGCGGCTGATGGAAGAGGAAGACATCGGCCCGCGCGAAGCCGCGCACAAGACGATGGACGAAGTGTCGGGGGCGATCATCGCGATATCGCTCGTCCTCGTCGGCGTGTTCGTGCCGACGATGTTCATCCCGGGCATTTCGGGTGCCTTCTACCAGCAGTTCGCGATCACCATCGCCTCTGCCACCGTCATCTCAGCCTTCGTGTCGCTGACGCTGTCGCCGGCGCTCTGCGCGCTGGTGCTCAAGAAGCCCGACCACGATAGGGCACCAACCCCCGGCTGGCGCGGGCTGCCCGCACGCGCGGGGAAGAAGTTCAACTCCGGGTTCAATTGGCTCTCGCACAAATATAGCCGCCTCACGGCGCGGCTGGTGCGGATGCTGGTGATCGTCGGCGTGGTCTATATCGCATTGATCTTCGTCGTGGGCTGGCGCTTCTCCGCCACGCCGAGCGGATTCATCCCGCCGCAGGACCAGGGCTATCTGATCGGCGTGGTCTCGCTGCCGCCGGGCTCGTCGCTCCAGCGCACCGACGCCGTGGTGCGCGAGGCGATCAAGGAGTCGCTGAAGCTCCCCGGCATCCAGACGTCGATCGGCTTTGCCGGCCTCGACGGCGCCAGCTTCTCGACTGCGCCGAACGCCGGCGTGATCTTCTTCGCCCTGAAGCCGCACGCAGACCGCGACCAGCATGCCGACGAAATCCAGCAGGCGCTGTACCCCGCGCTCGGTGGAATCACCGGCGGTGACATCATGGTCATCGCACCGCCGCCCGTTCCCGGCATCGGCACCGGCGGCGGCTTCAAGATGATGATCCAGGACCGTTCGGGCCAGGGCTATCAGGCGCTGGCGCAGGCATCGATGGCGATGATGATGGGCGCGAACCAGGCCGAAGGCGTCGCCGGCGCCTTCTCGCTGTTCAACACCGGAACCCCGCGCCTCACCGCCGAAGTCGATCGCGACCGCGCCGAGCGGATGGGCGTGCCCGTCTCGAACATCTATTCGACGCTCGGCTCCTATCTCGGCTCGGCCTATGTCAACGACTTCAACTATCTCGGCCGCACCTTCCGCGTGACCGCGCAGGCCGACGCCGCCTATCGCGACGACGCGTCGGACATTCAGACGCTCAAGACCCGCTCGGCCTCGGGCAAGATGGTGCCGATGAGCGCGGTCATGGCGCTCAAGAACGACGCCGGCCCGTATCGGGTGGTGCGCTATAACCTCTATCCCGCCGCCGAGCTGATGGGCGACACCAAGCCCGGCTTCTCGACCGGCCAGTCGCTCGATTCGATGGAAGCACTCGCCAACCAGACCCTGCCCAAGGGCATGGGCTTCGAATGGACCGAGCTCGCCTTCGAGCAGCGCCAAGCGGGCAATACCGGCGTGATCGCCTTCGGCCTTGCCGTGGTGTTCGTCTTCCTGCTGCTTGCCGCGCTCTACGAGAGCCTGGTGCTGCCGCTGGCGGTGATCCTGATCGTGCCGATGTGCCTGCTCGCCGCGATCCTCGGCGTGAATGTGATGGGCATGGACAACAACATCCTGACGCAGATCGGCCTCGTCGTGCTGATCGGCCTCGCTGCGAAGAACGCGATCCTGATCGTCGAGTTCGCGCGCCAGGGCGAGGAGGAGCAAGGCCTCGAGCCTGCCGCCGCCGCCGAGCAGGCCGCCCACCAGCGCATGCGCCCGATCATCATGACGTCGATTGCGTTCATCCTCGGCGTGCTGCCGCTGGTGATCGCCAGCGGTGCTGCGGCCGAGCTTCGCCAGGCGCTGGGTGTCGCGGTGTTCTTCGGCATGATCGGCGTGACCATCTTCGGCCTGCTCTTCACCCCCGCATTCTATGTGATGGTGCGGAAGCTGGCACGCTGGTCGGAAAAGCAGCGCGCGCGGTTCCGCAGCAAGCCCGACAGCAAGCCGGAGCCGGAGGCCGCAGCATGA